The Martelella endophytica genome contains the following window.
CCGGCACCGCGCCGGACATGCACCGCCACTCGATGACCTATCTGTTTAGCTACCTGAAGCGCGGGTTGCTCGCCGACCTGTCACCCCATGTCGGCAGCACCATCGATGTTTCCGGCCTCTATCCCGGCGTTCTCGAAATCGGTACCGATGGTGGCGAGACCCACGCCATCGGCAACAACCAGATTGCCTATGCCGTGTTCTACAATGAGCAGGAGCTCGAAAAGGCCGGTGTGACCGCCGATCTCGAGGGCATGACCTGGGACGGCTATCACGATATCGCGGTGAAAATTGCCGAAGCCGGTGGCAACAACCACTACGGTACTTCGGATGACGGCGGCTCGATGGCGCTGTTCGAAATCTTCCTGACCCAGAGGGGCAAGTCCCTCTATCAGGGCGAGGAGCTGGGCTTCGAGGCCGCGGACCTCACCGAATGGCTCACCTACTGGCAGAAGATGCGCGACGACCGCGCGTGCCCGCCATCCTCGATCTCGGCGGAAAGCGCTGGCTTCCAGAATGCGCCCATGGTGCGGGGGCTTGCCGGCATGCAGGCCGGCTGGTGCCAGCAGCTCATTTTCTACACCGACCTGATGACGACCCCGGTCGGCATTCATTCCGGCCCGGTTCCAGAGGGCGCTGCCGACAATGGACATCTGGTCCGCGCGCTTGACTTCTGGGTCGTGCCGACCCGCTCGAAGCGCATCGAGGAGGGGGCCAAGGTCATCGATTTCCTGCTGAACGACGAGGAGGCCATCAAGACACTTGGTCTGACGCTCGGTGGTCCGGCGTCCCAGAAGGCTACTGATATCCTGCTGGAAAACTCGGAAGGCGCCAACATCAAGGTGCTGAATTACCTGACCGATGTGCGCAAGAACGCGCCGAAGCAGACGCCACGCTGGATCGGAGGTCACGGCGAGCTCGAGCAGCTTCTCTCCCGCCAGAACCAATCGGTTGGCTTTGGCCAGGCGACGCCGGAAAAGGCGGCCGGCGATTTCATCAACCAGTCGAAGATGATCCTTCAGTGATGGTCAGGCGGCGGGCGGGATGCCGCTCGCCGTCGCCATGGAAGACCGGTGACAGACAAAATGACACATGAACCGATTGGCAAACCGAATATCGTACTGATCATGACCGATCAGCAGCGGGCCGATTTCTTCGCGTCCGAGGGATTTCCGGTCGATGCCATGCCGCGCGTCGAGGCGCTCGGCCGCAAGGGCACGCGCTTCTCGCGTGCCTACACACCGATGCCGACCTGCACGCCGGCGCGTACCAGCATGATGACCGGCCGTTTTCCCAAGGCGACGCGCGTCAAGCAGAACTGGTCGCCGCGCGACTTCGTCGTCTACGACAGGGACCTGCCGCAGGTGCTGCGCGAGGCGGGCTATACCGTCAACCTCGCCGGCAAGAACCACAGCTATCTGGCGCCTGAGGATTTCGACTACTTCTCGGGCGATTACAGCCACACCAATGGCCCGAAGGATCGAGCAAGCGCCGAAGAGGTCGCGTTTGATCAGTGGCTCGTCGACCTCGACCATACCGTCGCGAAGGAGCCGACGCCTTTCCCGGTGGAAAGAGAGCTCTGCGCACGCATCGTTGATGATGCCATGGACTGCGTCGACAACAACGGCGAGAAGCCGTTCTTCCTGTGGCTGTCCCTGCCGGAGCCGCACAACCCCTATCAGGCACCCGAACCCTATTTCTCGATGTTTTCGCCGGACGACATGCCGGAACGCGTCGGCTCGCGAGAGACCACGCTTGCCCGCGGCGGCCACTGGCAATGGCTTGCCGAGCTGTTCGAGGAGAAGCGACCGGGCTACGACGCCGACTGGCGTCGCTACCGCGCTGTCTATGCCGGCATGATCCGCATGCTCGACGACCAGATCGCGCGTTTCCTCGACCATCTCGATGAGAAGGGCATTGCCGATGATACGCTGGTGATCTTCGTCTCCGACCATGGCGATTTCGCAGGTGACCACGGCCTGCAGCGCAAGGGCGTCGGCCTGCCGGAATGCCTCGTCAGGGTGCCGATGATGATTGCCGGCCCGGGCGTGAAAACGCAGCTGAACGCCACTGATTTTGTCTCTCTCGTCGACCTGTTTCCGACGCTCTGCGAGATGATTGGCGCCGACATTCCAGCTGGTGTTCAGGGGCGCAGCCTTTGGCCGATGTTGACCGGTGGCGACTATCCCGCCCGTGAATTCGAAAGCATCTATTCGGAGCTTGGCAT
Protein-coding sequences here:
- a CDS encoding ABC transporter substrate-binding protein codes for the protein MNSKFKGPSLDRRQMLKVSIGGTTALWLGLNGPALAAENVKVGWYGGQDTNARMQKALAIFAERNPDINLEVEFAPFGDFYDRLPVQYSAGTAPDMHRHSMTYLFSYLKRGLLADLSPHVGSTIDVSGLYPGVLEIGTDGGETHAIGNNQIAYAVFYNEQELEKAGVTADLEGMTWDGYHDIAVKIAEAGGNNHYGTSDDGGSMALFEIFLTQRGKSLYQGEELGFEAADLTEWLTYWQKMRDDRACPPSSISAESAGFQNAPMVRGLAGMQAGWCQQLIFYTDLMTTPVGIHSGPVPEGAADNGHLVRALDFWVVPTRSKRIEEGAKVIDFLLNDEEAIKTLGLTLGGPASQKATDILLENSEGANIKVLNYLTDVRKNAPKQTPRWIGGHGELEQLLSRQNQSVGFGQATPEKAAGDFINQSKMILQ
- a CDS encoding sulfatase family protein, which gives rise to MTHEPIGKPNIVLIMTDQQRADFFASEGFPVDAMPRVEALGRKGTRFSRAYTPMPTCTPARTSMMTGRFPKATRVKQNWSPRDFVVYDRDLPQVLREAGYTVNLAGKNHSYLAPEDFDYFSGDYSHTNGPKDRASAEEVAFDQWLVDLDHTVAKEPTPFPVERELCARIVDDAMDCVDNNGEKPFFLWLSLPEPHNPYQAPEPYFSMFSPDDMPERVGSRETTLARGGHWQWLAELFEEKRPGYDADWRRYRAVYAGMIRMLDDQIARFLDHLDEKGIADDTLVIFVSDHGDFAGDHGLQRKGVGLPECLVRVPMMIAGPGVKTQLNATDFVSLVDLFPTLCEMIGADIPAGVQGRSLWPMLTGGDYPAREFESIYSELGIGDLPYDPGETPELHFPYEGLTIDELNAVTQSGNRKMVRKGDFKLNFDVMGNASLHDLSKDPGELANLYDDPGHADVKADMLATLLSWSIRTEDSLPRARYVAKPAPHGWYWRDDKHEGTSR